Proteins from a single region of Dyadobacter fanqingshengii:
- a CDS encoding ABC transporter permease — translation MLKNYLKIAFRNIWKNKVFSGINIIGLAIGMAACILIMVFVFYENSFDKFHSKNIYRLDEVQKFKGMVAPQKVALSMFPMGPTLKNEFPEIKNFVRIRKFDDVALLYQEKKTELASALWVDENFLEMFDYELIDGQKGNVLREPNTVVLSEKSAAGIFGNQNPIGKSIIHCGGDTLTFKVTGVMRNVPPTSHLQFDALFSFKTIIKPDYMNNWGGNWLVTYLELAPGANIAALEKKFPAYLGRHMSKEGASSYELFLQPLTDVHGRSTEITHDYINYQKFDRNYTYIFSVIGIIVLVIACVNFMNLSTARSTGRAKEVGIRKSIGAQRFQLAGQFIGESILLAFMALVLAILMVKLLIPAVSNFSQRELDFAFFTNPSLLFGILFGTVVIGIFSGLYPAAFLSSFQPIMVLKGTLKTGKANFRNVLVITQFSSAIFLIIATGFAVKQLRYMEQKDPGFDKEQVVIIPLGSKSGPKYQALKQELLSGSFVSGVTGSQQRLGNNLHQTGVTFHGDGPQKEIASSQVVVDPDYLSLYKIKIIAGRNFRDDAADNAKAYIVNESLARELLKDQPKLTLQTLIGKHFGFSGMDSAGVIVGVAKDFNFNSLHHKIETLCLFNQKDWGYEEMSVRIKGKDAKQAIAGIQAVWNSIVPEQEFEYSFLDDHFATLYKADSQVSEIVGILAGLAIFVSCLGLFGLASYSAERRIKEIGVRKVMGASVAGIVALLSKDFLKLVIVSIIIATPVAWWAVSTWLKDFAYRIDIEWWIFALAGALSVVVALLTISFQSVKAALTNPVKSLRSE, via the coding sequence ATGCTGAAAAATTACCTGAAAATTGCTTTTCGCAATATCTGGAAGAATAAAGTCTTTTCCGGGATCAACATTATTGGCCTTGCGATAGGAATGGCCGCCTGCATTCTCATCATGGTTTTCGTTTTTTACGAAAATAGTTTTGACAAATTCCACTCCAAAAACATTTACCGGCTCGATGAAGTCCAGAAGTTCAAAGGGATGGTGGCGCCTCAAAAAGTGGCCCTTTCCATGTTTCCTATGGGCCCCACGCTCAAAAATGAGTTTCCGGAAATAAAGAATTTCGTTCGCATCCGAAAGTTTGATGACGTCGCGCTGCTGTATCAGGAGAAAAAAACCGAGCTGGCCAGTGCGCTGTGGGTCGATGAGAATTTTTTGGAAATGTTTGATTATGAGCTTATAGATGGCCAAAAGGGAAATGTGCTGAGAGAACCTAACACGGTCGTTCTCTCTGAGAAAAGCGCGGCGGGTATTTTTGGAAATCAAAATCCGATCGGAAAGTCCATCATTCATTGTGGAGGAGATACGCTCACATTCAAAGTGACCGGTGTGATGAGAAATGTTCCGCCTACATCGCACTTGCAGTTTGACGCCTTGTTTTCCTTCAAAACGATCATCAAGCCGGATTATATGAATAACTGGGGCGGCAACTGGCTGGTAACCTACCTGGAACTAGCTCCCGGCGCCAACATCGCCGCATTGGAAAAGAAATTCCCCGCTTACCTGGGCAGACATATGAGCAAGGAAGGCGCCAGCAGTTATGAGCTTTTCCTGCAGCCGCTCACCGATGTGCACGGAAGATCCACGGAGATAACCCACGATTACATCAATTACCAGAAGTTCGATCGCAATTATACTTACATATTTTCGGTGATCGGCATCATTGTGCTGGTTATCGCCTGCGTCAATTTTATGAATTTGTCCACGGCGCGCTCTACGGGCAGAGCCAAGGAAGTCGGAATCAGGAAGTCTATTGGAGCCCAACGGTTTCAACTGGCCGGGCAGTTTATCGGCGAGTCCATTTTGCTTGCTTTCATGGCATTGGTGCTGGCGATTTTAATGGTGAAGTTGTTAATTCCCGCCGTGAGCAATTTCAGTCAGCGCGAGCTCGATTTTGCTTTTTTTACCAATCCTTCGCTGCTCTTCGGCATCTTGTTCGGAACAGTGGTGATCGGGATATTTTCAGGTTTATATCCGGCCGCATTTCTGTCGTCGTTTCAGCCGATTATGGTTTTGAAAGGCACATTGAAGACCGGTAAAGCCAATTTCAGGAATGTGCTGGTAATCACACAATTTTCAAGTGCCATTTTTTTGATCATTGCCACGGGATTCGCGGTCAAGCAATTGCGCTATATGGAGCAAAAAGATCCTGGTTTTGATAAGGAGCAAGTTGTGATCATTCCGCTCGGTTCGAAGTCCGGCCCTAAATATCAGGCGCTTAAACAAGAATTGCTGTCCGGTTCGTTTGTGTCCGGCGTCACCGGTTCCCAGCAACGGCTGGGCAATAACCTCCACCAGACCGGCGTGACATTTCATGGCGACGGCCCGCAAAAGGAAATAGCTTCTTCCCAAGTGGTTGTGGATCCGGATTATTTGTCTTTATATAAAATTAAAATCATTGCCGGAAGGAATTTCCGCGACGATGCTGCCGACAATGCAAAGGCTTACATTGTCAATGAATCGCTGGCCAGGGAGCTTTTGAAGGATCAGCCAAAATTAACGCTGCAAACCTTGATAGGAAAGCATTTTGGTTTTTCAGGCATGGATTCGGCGGGTGTGATTGTGGGCGTTGCCAAGGATTTTAACTTCAATTCACTGCATCATAAAATAGAAACGCTTTGTCTTTTTAACCAGAAAGATTGGGGTTATGAAGAAATGTCTGTGCGTATAAAAGGTAAGGATGCAAAACAGGCTATCGCGGGCATTCAGGCGGTTTGGAACAGCATTGTGCCTGAGCAGGAATTTGAATATTCATTTCTGGACGACCATTTTGCAACTTTATATAAGGCAGACAGTCAGGTAAGTGAGATCGTGGGCATTCTTGCCGGCCTGGCTATTTTTGTGTCTTGCCTGGGCCTGTTCGGATTGGCTTCCTATTCGGCAGAGCGTCGCATTAAGGAGATTGGTGTGCGTAAAGTAATGGGTGCATCTGTGGCGGGCATTGTTGCGCTGCTTTCCAAAGATTTTTTAAAGCTTGTCATCGTCTCGATTATCATTGCTACTCCCGTCGCCTGGTGGGCGGTGAGCACATGGCTGAAAGATTTTGCGTACAGGATCGACATTGAATGGTGGATTTTTGCGCTGGCCGGGGCACTTTCTGTTGTGGTTGCATTGCTTACCATCAGCTTTCAAAGCGTTAAAGCGGCATTGACAAATCCCGTAAAATCGTTACGAAGTGAGTGA